gtgattttaaatgtcaataatacttcacaaaattactgtttttactgtaacagTCTTGCTAGCCTTGGCGAGcactgaaaacattaaaaaaaaaaaaaaagaacaaccccaaacatttgaacagtgtATATTAAACAACTAATATGTgatttaacattgtttttttttttttttgttttgttttgtcattttaaataaggAATATTAGCTCTTGAAATGGGTACTAGAAATTATACTAGCTTTAAAGGTCTAATTGTCATTACATGTACCTGGGCACGTCCTCTGTTTCTTCATCTGAGCCAAGGTCTTCCTGATCAGGCCTCATCTGGTATACAGACATGCTGGGGTGCTCGATCAACAGGTTCTCAAGAATGTTTGTGTCGGCTGAAACAAGTGACTGATTCTCTGCAcaggaaaaataaattactttaaatcaACAACATGCTTCAATGGTAATGAGAGAAATTCTCTGGAAACATAAATGCAGGTCCAATTCCAGTTAAGGATGCATGAGCAGGGATGGCACTTGAAGTAATggaattacttttttccctttctttctcAAGCCTAATGAGTAAGCTTACAATATAAGGGATACAGGAGCTAGTTGTCAAACAGGGGTGTTTGCCACAAATACAATAACTAGTTTTAAAATGCAGACTTAAAGATAAACAAGTGTTAGATAAACAAGTAAATGCATGAAGATACATTCAGACAATATAATGAAGGTTTAACTACTGTTCAGCACAAGGGTTTTTTTTGTCACACATTTACATAATTCATATACGATATGATATCATATATTACATTACGTCACCACTGTACTTCGCAATTACTCTTTTCATTTTATGGCGGAACCTGGCTTCCATATGTTTAATGAACTGCCCCAGTTTTCCTTAtgtttccactataaagaaacagaagtactgacacacaCTTTAACCCTGTTAAGCTGTGgttatcatttacattaataaacctaaaaaatattatacaaaatcaGTCAAGTTTTATCAATAATTGAAAAGTATAACCAAAACAACTCACCATGTATCTTTATAATAACCCATTCTCCGTCATCAAACTCGAGGAGGTTTGCACAGTTATCAGTTTCTTCTGCAACATCACTGtctttttcttctcttcccACCAGCTGTGCAAGGATTCTACTAATCATTTTCTGTTAGGGCTTTGTCACTCTtatctgttaaaaatatatatatatatcaataaagAGTTATGTTGCCCTCTAGTGGAATTAGCCCCCAATGCAATATTTTCCATTGGTAAGATATTTAAATGAGCATATTTTGCAGGCAAATATCTTTCTTTCTCACTGTTGCTAAAGCTGCTGATGGAAAGTaacatgcaaaatgttttaagtgTCACATTAGACACTGTACGACACTGACAGCCTTAcgtaatattaaatgtaaggtCAAGTTCAGCTGGCCTGGTACAATTTACGCACTTGTCACGTCTCAGCTGGTTGAACTGAGACATGGTGTTCCCTTCCACAGATGGCTTATTTTTAACATAGTCTGGAATTTCTTTCCAAATTTAGCTTGATTTTAGAATAAATTCATgtgtgaatcagaatcagatCACTGATAGAGTCCTGTACAGGACTAGATATGTCCAGGCATGTCATCCTACTCTGCTAAAGGCAAAAACTAGAagttattttgcaaaaataataCTATGAGCTCAATGTACAGATGTAAATCTGCCATAACTTTTACAGGTTTGAATAGCATCCTCCTTACAAAGATAACTTATTTGTACACAACAGATGACTTAAAACCAGCATGGAATTTCACAAATGCCTATTTGTATATGTAGCACTTTGTGAGAGccttttaaatacaattaaaggTTTTGAAATATTGGTAATGAAAACATCTGTTTGACTTTTCAtcaccttttatttttaaactccTTCCAAACAAAGGGAATGCTGCTTTACtgtgatttttgttgtattttctatttttttcatcAAGTTTACGATGTTTCTTGGTCGTTTTTATCATCAGACAAAAACTAAACACTGTTAAGCCTATGCTGGCTATTAATATCCTAAAATTATCCTCAGTACACGTCAGAGAAGTGGGACAGGAAGGAGTGATCAGCTGTAGCCCTGACCATGTAAAGCATCTAGACTTGTTTACACTCAAGAACTGACTGTACATTTCTTCATAGCTACTGAAATAACTCTAACGTTACCATAAAGACGACAATTATAAAATATGCGGATTATCGAAGAAACTAGAGACATTattgaaaaacagtaataatagaCAAACTGCTTTTGTCTACCTATTGTCCTTTAGAAAGTTTCAATGGAGCATTTTGTTAACCTGATAGACAGCGGATAAACACATTTCAgtgtttaattataaaaaaggtCAGTTTAATGTAACGGTATGGATAAGTGTAGATTTCtcgacaaaacaaaacattcactGGTTACTTTAAACTGCAAAGAAATTTgacatttcagaaaaatgctgtaaaaagcTGTATAAGAACGTTATACAAGATTCACCCACCTTATTAGCTGTCTGTAAAGTAGTTTTTGCCGCTTTAATGCTTCTGCTTTATCTTAATCGTGTGGCAGTCGCTCCAGTTGGTGTACAGTCTGGACTTGTTTATGTACCCGAGGCTCCTCCCCCTTGTTCTTGACTGTACTCAAATTGACATCGACAAGCTCCGCCCATGAGGCGGTGCGTCAGTGCTATTCGCACATGCGGACGTTCTTGTTTACATACTGTAGGTATTCACAGATACAACACTGAAGAAAAACAATCATTTATTAACAGCCGCAGACGCTGACTGGACGACTTACCTTCCACTTGGTCACTGACTGGTCATGGTGCTGCACAATGTACATTTGTAACAGCAGGCTAAAACCAGCCTTTAAAACAAACCGagtcaatattttaaattcagaacTTAGAGACTATGACATTTTGTTTcaaagtctttctttctttctttctttctttctttctttctttctttctttctttctatattTCACACAACTTCTCTCACGTTGAAGGGTGGTGTTGTGACGCGCCCTCTAAAGGCCAAAATAGCGTGGGAcagtcttcttcttcttcttcttttttttttttttttaattattattttacttacaaCTTAACCAGAATCACACATCAATTCAACTTCCCCCCACCCTCCCAACCACCCTTCCCTTGCGGTCTCTTTAAAATGGGGTacctaatgaaataaaaaaagataacagaaaatcaaagccacaggaatcacaaaacataaaatccagCAATCAAGAATGCAAActaaaaattcataaataaaataaaaactacagcgTTAAGACATTCTTTCTGAGCCCTGGTCATTGTTTTGTGCAATGAACTTGGAGATCTTCTCAGTAGCTATAGTCCAGATCTTTAATGTAGACATTTGTGCCAGGATCACCCGAGCTGTGGATATTTCAAGCATTATAATGTCCTGAAGTTGTATCAAACATTTGTACATATCCAGGTTATGTGGTGGAATCCAGTGTTGCACTAACAGTTTTTTTTGCTGATGTTAACCCCGCCAGCCAAACAGTTTTTTGTAGCTTAGAGAGATTCAACAGAGAATTGTCACTCAGTAATAATATAGACGGGTTCATCGGTATAGGATACTCATGATAAGATGGTACACACCTCATTCCaaaatttttttaactttgtcaCATTCCCACATCATATGAAAGCGTGGGACAGTCTTCTGAATAACCTGAGACAATGCCAGTTCTTTACTTGTTTATCTATGatctcaaaatatcaaaaagacCCATTTTATGAGAAACATCTCcttgtaattacattttcaaatgatttatACATTAATCTCATTCGGGTGACTAGCTTGGAACTGACAGGATCTTGAAGAGTAGACTCATAAACTAATCAGACTACCTAATGTGAATTATCTGAGCGTGAGATGTGTCGTGATCGTATTAATATTGTCATGGTGGTAACAAATTAAAGCAAAGGGACCCACAAGGCAATCGGCTCCACATCAGATGAACAGACTGCGGAAGTGTGCAAATGTAGAGTACTTGAGCAATCCCACACTGATTTCAGCCAGAGTGACTGGAACAGACATCTGCTAGCTCCTCTTTAAAGAAGAAAGGGTAAGCTTTTTATTATATCAACATGTTACAGAAATATCTGAAAGTATACTGCAATAGATTTCGTTTTAAAATTGTAGGCTGAcctagatttgaattttgttttgtttttaaagatgatATTGTATAATCAATCAATAATGTTGAATTTCCAACGaatgtttgaaaaatgtttttaatttagtttttatttttacattgctTGCAGAATGTAATAACATATAATGGctatattactaataaaatttgCATATCATGAAACAATTTGAAAAAGGCTAGTTGTTTTAATGTTCTCAGATGGTGCATATGAATGGGCAACTCATTGATTAAAGTACTTCATTTCTGATTGCATATCAACATGCGTTTCTGTTCTTCTCATTTGTGTGTAAAAGGGCAAATGATCCATTAGTGTTTATTTCCAGGTTTCACTTGACATCACAATGAGCAGTCGAGTGGATGATGTTATGCAGCTTTGCTGTGAGGTCTCAGCCAGCAGGAAGATGAAAGCAGCCGTGAAGAGCTCTGGAAAGGGAGCTGCAGCGGCTGGTGGAGGCGCTTTTGTAGGGGGAATGGTTGGAGGCCCAGCCGGCATAGCTGTTGGTAAGATCATGCCTTTGTTTTCCATGCAATCCACAAACTTTCATCTACTTTCATCATAGAGTGGTGTTATAATGACATCTTTAGTGGCCTAGTGCAGTgtttctcaaccttttttgCCTTCAGTAAGGCTACTCCTTTATCAACACCAATCTGGataaattatatgttattataaattacaaatatatacagttgaggttaaaaaaaatgtacatcatgcagaatctgcaaaaaagttaattattttaccaaaataagagggatcatacaaaacgcatgttattttttttat
The sequence above is a segment of the Labeo rohita strain BAU-BD-2019 chromosome 7, IGBB_LRoh.1.0, whole genome shotgun sequence genome. Coding sequences within it:
- the si:ch211-260e23.9 gene encoding tumor protein p53-inducible nuclear protein 2 — protein: MISRILAQLVGREEKDSDVAEETDNCANLLEFDDGEWVIIKIHENQSLVSADTNILENLLIEHPSMSVYQMRPDQEDLGSDEETEDVPRPLPIRRHVSWRLAAWGSPLPCSTILLSVQRARVYNEHKKLTRGALNRQNLARTRFSPSERRYGYFKQPAQRLYNY